In the Leptolyngbyaceae cyanobacterium genome, one interval contains:
- a CDS encoding DUF192 domain-containing protein, with the protein MGSSLIELEVTRTPEEQALGLMYRTSLPDNRGMLFEFEPARPVSFWMKNVKIPLDMVFLREGTIRAIKANVPPCETERCPSYGPNTPIDQVIELRGGRAAELKLKVGQKVKIEFLSSGTTAPSER; encoded by the coding sequence ATGGGAAGTTCGCTCATCGAGTTGGAAGTTACTCGCACCCCTGAAGAACAGGCTTTGGGTTTAATGTATCGTACTAGTTTGCCAGATAATCGGGGAATGCTATTTGAGTTTGAACCCGCCAGACCCGTGAGTTTTTGGATGAAAAATGTCAAAATTCCCCTAGATATGGTATTTTTGCGGGAGGGTACGATTAGAGCGATCAAAGCGAACGTTCCTCCTTGTGAGACGGAGCGCTGTCCCAGTTATGGCCCCAATACCCCGATCGACCAAGTAATTGAGTTACGGGGTGGCAGAGCCGCCGAACTGAAGTTAAAAGTCGGCCAAAAAGTAAAAATCGAGTTTTTGTCATCCGGTACAACTGCTCCTAGCGAACGGTAA
- a CDS encoding response regulator transcription factor — protein sequence MTTTFSNQTPCVLVVETDEALAQQVSLDLKESGYDAAIAYDATTGLQQAQKIEPALIVIDRMLAGESGLSLCQNIRRAGNRAPVLLMMARDTVDDRAACLEAGADDYFLKPYRAETFLKLVRLYLQPDKEGSEQLRFGDLALDLATRRAIRNGRAIDLTMKEYELLKYLMEHPREVLTREQILENVWGDDFMGESNVIEVYIRYLRLKIEDEGEKRLIQTVRGVGYVLREA from the coding sequence ATGACTACAACCTTCTCCAATCAAACTCCCTGTGTTTTAGTGGTTGAAACCGATGAAGCCTTGGCGCAGCAGGTTAGTCTTGATTTAAAAGAATCTGGCTATGATGCAGCGATCGCATATGATGCGACTACGGGTTTGCAGCAAGCTCAGAAAATCGAGCCAGCTTTAATCGTAATCGATCGAATGCTAGCGGGAGAGTCCGGACTGAGCTTGTGCCAAAACATCAGACGTGCGGGTAATCGCGCCCCAGTATTATTAATGATGGCTCGCGATACCGTAGATGACCGAGCGGCTTGTCTGGAAGCAGGTGCGGATGATTATTTCCTCAAGCCTTATCGTGCGGAAACGTTCTTAAAATTAGTACGTCTGTATCTCCAACCAGACAAAGAAGGCTCCGAACAGTTACGCTTTGGGGATTTAGCTTTGGATCTGGCTACTCGCAGGGCTATTCGCAACGGACGGGCGATCGACCTCACGATGAAAGAATACGAACTGCTCAAGTATTTGATGGAACATCCCCGCGAAGTCTTAACTCGGGAACAAATTCTTGAAAATGTTTGGGGTGATGACTTTATGGGAGAATCCAACGTAATTGAAGTATATATTCGATATTTAAGGCTGAAAATCGAAGATGAAGGGGAAAAGCGCCTGATTCAAACGGTGCGGGGTGTGGGATACGTTCTGCGCGAAGCTTAG